The stretch of DNA ACTTAACCTTTTGAGATAAATAATTTACGGCACATTTTAACCATTGTGAGGGAAAATTTCTAGACTTGGCTTGTTTGGCtatccaattttatattttagaacAAGATATTAAAAAGTAGAAAGAGATGAGTATAATATCATTTGTCCTGAACTAAAATATAGTTTACAACAATAATGGTATTCAAATTACAAGATTAGGAAAAGAATCAGGCACTGTGGCCACTTAAATATTTGCATGCCAACTTTTCAAGACAATTTCTCTAAGATAGCGTCACAAGATGATCCCAAGTTATTAACATTATTCTGATCTTTCCCATATGCAGCAATTAGTAAAGCCTCTGCCCTTCCTGCATTCATTAAATGATATTAAAGCACCTAATGCAAGACTAACTTATACATTCAACAGTAGAACCTAAAAGATTAAtcatcaaataagaaaaattttcaGTGGGTATGCAACTGTAGTGAACTAGTTATGGTGCTTCAGATGATATGGTAGAGGTTCTACTATGCTAAATTTTGATCATTTAGAATAGTGGATATGaagtaaatttataaaaagaagGAATCACCAATTGCACCCTGAAAAAGATCAAGATACTCACAATTTAGCTCCATAAACATTTATTCTAAAATGGTGTTCGAATGATTAATGTATTGACAAAtgacaattttgtcattaaaatatTGACAGCGATTAATTAGTTTCTAAAAGATCAATTTGACGACAAATTAGTTCTTTCGACACCTTTCGTTGATATTAggaaaaccaacaaaaataactattaaTAACCAAGTTCATCATTAGGATACCATTGATTTATAAAAAGTCTTAAACTCATCTGTCAGCAGATCTATCCTTTGGGGGTCAAATTTGTAGTTCACCCTTAAATTCAAGGATACATAGAAGGTGACTACTGACTAGACAAAATTAACAAAGAAGTTCTATCAAAAATCATAGGTATTCCAGTTTCTGTTCCACCACAACTAACTTACAAAACTACAATTCCGGTCTACCCCAGAAACCCGCCAAAAATTAAGAGAGTCAAATAAAACATTATTGGAAGCAATATATGGTTTCTAGGATTTTGTTACTTAAATTCATGTCTAAAAATAGGATATTGAAAACTTCAAAGGCAGAATTTCACAATTACTAAGAAGCAATATATGATTTTGGGTATCTTAGAGACTCACATTTAGTAATCACATTTTACATTTGGATAACTGATCAGCATAGTACTTTAAATAATTGATTAAGAGAAATAAGTACCATGATCTTTCTTCCTACTCAACAGGGATTCCAGTGATGGAAATAATGTAGACGCAACTCTCCTGCTGTCATcctgtataataaaaaattcgaTGACTGCCATTGAAAAGGGAAATTTTACCGTATTCAACAAACAAGATCTATAAATATCAACAAGAAAGCAACAGACAGTGTTGCTAAAATTTCCTCCAATGAAGCAGGATCCTTAGAGTTACATGAGTTTGTTTCTAAAAACAACATAAATGGTGGTGCAGAATGCGTAGTATCTTGATAAAAAAGAATCATGAAAAAGTTATATCTACTAGGGTTAATTGAGGGTGATTAGGGACAGTTTAGTTTTTGAAGatgttttgttttcattttcaatgttttgattttaggattttatataggaaaaagtgaaaacagtgcacataataaaattttgttttccattttcatttttccttcATAAAACCTTGAAAACAAAAgagctaaaaataaaaataaaaatggtttCACAAACAAAGCAGGCTTCACTTTTGAGGATAAGCCTACATACATTTATGCAGCAGGTGCGTGCATCCAGTGATTTTCCAATAGAACTTTCAATCACAGTTCCTGTGAAACAGGGGAAAGAGGAAGGAACTAAAGCAAACCAAATATTAGTTGCTTTCAGGTCAGACACTACCTTTACCGCTATAAGGAGACAGCGTCAATGTAGCACTACATTTACAGCCTATTATCAAGGAAAAAGACTCATTACAACAACAACAGAGAGCTGCAAAGTTACTACAAAGACAACTCCTTGAAAGGTAGAGAGGAGGAGGATAAGAATCATAAGATGTCCATAAgtataaagctaatagaaaagTTACAGAGAACCCAGAAGATAAAACTGCATAACATCCATGGGCAATGGCAGCCCAGTTCCTATGGAGATCTGTAACATGGACCCCCTTGAAAAACTCACTACCCTAGCTCCAAAGAAAAGTCAAGGACCTTATTCTATTTCACAACAAATCTAAAGACAGCTGAAGACTATTTGAATAATAGAAACTTTTTTCTCTAATTCATTATTCTCTAGAAAGAGCTTCTGGAGAATCAGGACAAAGCCACTGTTCCCCAAGTAAACAGATATATAGCCGATTCCAAATTGATCATGCAAACAAAAGACTAATAAGATTAAATGGTTATCTTAAGTCCTCAAATCTTCCTGACTACATCGAACATTAGATAAAATGGTTGTCCAAAGAACCAGATTTTCCTTAGAATATTCGAAACTTCAAATACATTTATCAAAGGCAAACTCTTTGCTATTAAGAGAACGTGTTAAGAAATCAAAGAGAAACCACTTAACAACTACAACcaaatatattttcctaaagTGGGGTTAGCTCACAGTGGAttcaaacaaaattattatttgttccAGAAATTGTGCAGGATGAGCATATCTGCAGATTCTAAGCTAGTATGATGTTTGTTTAACGAAAGACGGCAGTGTAAGAAACAATAAATAAAGGCTTGAATTTTACGGAATGATTGTGCTAGGAACCCGCATTATTAAAGTGATCCAAATAAGGATAaatgggtttaggatttagggtgaGGAAGAATGCATGGGAGCATCTAAAGTTGGAATAGAATGGGAATTAGGATAAATTTGGACCTCTCGagagcttgaagaacctttttactgttttcttctattttctcaGTAGATAACACAACACAAGGAGGAGCGCTACACGTTCTGCTCAAGCTCAAATACAGGTCACTCGTAATGTCACATTCACCTTTTCTAGCTATTTGATACCAGTTCTTACAGATTGAAACAGAGAAGATAAGCAAAGGAAAGCACCAGAGGTGAGAAAATAATAGTTTTTTGCTTATAGCTATTCAAATCTGTATAGTTAAAACAAACCAACCTTTGTGGACCGGTTTCCAGAGAGTTCAAATTTTGCTTTCCAAGTAAAAGATGGCACCGGAACAACAGAAAATCCTGAAGCAACTAAGATCCCAATCCACAGTCCATATCCGAATCCTCCACTCCACCAGCccttaaattacaaaatatggGCAAACTATTAACCAAAgttaagtaaaatttaaaaacaatgaTGTAATTGTTAACAGAAACCACAATTAGGTACTTGGAAAAGAGAAACTAAATGTATTAAGACTCGTGAGATGAACCAGATTAGTTGAtctgagaaaaaagaaaaacaaagcttGCGTGAAATTGAAAAGGAAACTTCTGAGCATTAGGGATGCTCAAAACGCTCCAAAAAGACTAGTCCAATCCCCCCTCCCCTTGCCACCCTCccccctctctctttctttaaACATTTAGACTACAAAGAGATTAAAGAACAAGGCATGGAGCATGCTTTTCTTCAAAGATAAATCACATAATCTAAAagtttaaacattaaaaatccATCATTGTCATTTATAGATCAAGTTTCGATCATATTTCATTAGTACAAGAAGTTGCATTAAACCAGATTTTCACCAACATAAGGTACAACCAGGGATCCCGATGAGAAATCATACCAACATGAGATGTGTTCTCAATACCATTGAATACTAATTTCCCTCTAACAAGCAAACATCAGCAAAGTTTCTTAAATTACTCTTTAAATAGTGGCaccaaatattaattttaataatttgaacCCGAACCCCCTCCccccttttttctctttctctctcggTTCTGAATTCTCTAAATAATGGCTCAAACAACCAGTGGCAATTTGCAAGAAACAACACACTAGGAAAAGACATTTTCCTTCTCAAAGTGGGTTTCATTCAAAAGAGGAACAGACCATTCAACTTAAATAAGCAGACAGCTTTCCTTACATATATCAACTAATAGGAGACTAGCCTAATGCTCATACCATTCAACCAGATCTTCTCATTCTATCTTGACTTCAAGAAACTAGGACAatagtataaattttttaatggtACTCAAGGGAAAGGTTCTAGTTAATGTTGTCCAACTCAAGAATTCAGTAAAACATCTCAATAAACTTGAATCATAAAGCCAACTTGTCAACTCATAAAGTTTAACTGTTCAAAACATatcatttaaataatatatcttGGAAactaaacataattaaataaaatatttattattaatatttaaattatttaaatttgtaacAAGGCAtgtgtattaaatatattaaaaatataacttaacCCATAACTTAATTATTATACCATATtgtaataagaataagaataagaaatttATACAATAAACTCAAGTTCCCAATAGAAatgataaaaactaatttagacTCGTAAACTTTCTAGTAGAATTGAGACTTAACCGATTTCATTAGCGTTTACTTAAATCACGAGTATCATAAAAAGAAAGTTTATATATGAATTCGCATGTTTTGCATAGTTGGATTTGTAACTCATCTAGTACGAGTTAAATGGTTAATGTGACACTTTAGCAACCTTATTTTTGGTCAAGATGAAAGGAAAGCAAATTTACTCTTGAGATTCTAGGCAGGGTTTTCTTCCCATTAGGGGACAAGTTGAAGCCAAATCAAGGGAATTATGAGAAGGCTAGTTGACCAACTTTTCAAAATGAATGGGAAATTAAAGAAAGTAGCAAGTTATTACCCATTGGCAAAATACTAATTTCATTATAAAACTCCAAAGATTTTCAAGTTATAGTGAGCATACAAACCTGTTTTCCATCTTGTGGACAAGGGAGTGATTGCTCTATGTATGCAATGGTTCCTAAtgaaatcaagattcaattTGCAAATAGCCAACCATAAACATTGTCAACCTTCAAAGAAATACGAAAAAGCAAGATAATGATTCCAAAATTACAGTAATAAACTGAGGAATTGTTACCAACAATCTATAACTAAGGGCACATCATCTATGATAGAAATTATAAGCAATATCAGACCAACATTTTGAGAATACTGATAGGAGAAGCACACAAAATATCAGAACATTTTATAACACAATCgatatttcatttttttgtaattCAACAAGTACACATTAAGATTATTCCTGGTAGCAAGGGAGCCGAGGAAATGGAAGGGGCACCCTATGAAAGAGGATcctcaaaatatcaaaattttgacTTCTTACATTAACAGTAGCTTCGGATTTAGAGTAACAAGATCTGTTAATGATTCTGTACAGTATCCACTGCTTCCCAAATGTATTCATGAACTTAATGTACTTAACTAACAGCCAGTCCATCCAAAGTTTCCATCAACTCTACATTTTTGTATTGCAGAAAATTTAGCAATAAAATACTAAACATTAACGTACAAGTTTACTAAGATGCTTGcaataaattaaatgacatCAGCTAGAATTGTCAACATATTATGCTTGCAAACCAGGTgatagaatagaaaaaaaaaagggaaaggaaaaaaaagaaaagataaggaAGTCAAGATTTAAAACTTCAGGATAAAACCACCAATAACAAGAGAAAATAGACAATTGGACTGAAGCCTATGACGATTCAATTTGCAAATTAATATCAATCAGAAGTAAACATTTTGTTGAAGCTCAGAGCCCAAAAGAAAAGGAATCAAGATGCCTGCATGTTTATGTGGGGATAAAGattgagaaaccatattatacCAACTGGAGCATCAAAACTACGAACCAACTGAACCATGGATTTTGCATCTAACCGTCTTCGAGTTCTTTTCCCAACAAGTATTTTCACAAAAGGGGAATCGAATACCTGCATATATTGGACTAAAATTATATGACATCTTTGGCAACATATGGAGCAATGAAATTCCGAGCATCATCTATCTAAAAAGAGGAAATCAATATAATTAGAGGATAAAATGCCAATCCATAAAAATAGAAAGGATTTATAGTTTCATCGCCTCTTCCTTTTATGAAAAAACTAAGAAATCTAATAGTAACACTGCACAATAGCTGAACAACTTTAATCAATTACTATCATAATCCACGAGACATTAATTTAAGAATGGATAGACTAAATAACCCCTCTATGCCTTTTTGCATTTCACATCACACTGCATAGCAGCCTCTGATCATGTTAATAGCAAATAGCAGCTTTTCTACTATCAACAATCTTGCTCCTTCATAAATCTATCTCCAACGTGCATCACTTTCATCTCTTTTTAATATCATGTATTGACAGAAAAACATTGAATTCTTGCATAAAACACCAAATTCTCAAACCCAAAGCCCTAAAATGAATCCAACCATCGTCAGAGGTAATTTCCAAACTATATAAGGAATCTAGCAGACTTCTGAGAACCGAATTCACTTATTCCTTTTACAGGAACACCTCCTTCTGACTTATAAGGTAAAAACTAGAAAGCCACGCAACGtgaacgaaaaagaagaaggatacCTGAGGCGCAGAATCAGAATGAGAATGTTGAGTTTTCAAGAGCGCCACAGCGCCAGAGACGTCAGGGTCGATTCCAAGAACCCATTTGAAGTTGGAGGCATCACTTTGGTGTTGCTGTGTGTCTTCACTCAAAAGAGGGTAAGACAGTGAAGACAGCCAATTCTCTTTCAGCTGAGCATCGGAGGCCTTCGCCTTTCCGCATCTTCTGAtttgagaagaagaagcagcagcagcagcagcagagaAGGCCTTAACTTTGATGGGTTTGAGTTTGAGTTTGAGTTTGAGTTGAGAAGAGAGGCTGTTCATGAAACTGAAATGAGTGGAGTGCCAGTCTTGAGTCAATTGCAGGGATTCCATCAATTGGGACGTGAGACGAGCCAAGAAACAAAAGATCCTTGCAGATTTTTGTACCAACTACTGTATCCAGTACGGGCATTAAATATGGCCGTTATTCAAATAATTAAGGACAACTATAAACGATGGATTtagattttctaaattttaaattttattttaacgaataaaatatgatttttgatcatttattttataagtgagatcaagaaagagaaattattcaatgtaaaaaattatactttattttttaaaataaaaatttaaaatttaaaaaattcaaattcacgTTATACGGATGCAATTTATCTCAGGCAAATGCTAATGTTTTTCGCGAAATTATGTTGTTATTAGAAATAGTAAATTAGTAGATTtgtacttttttgttttgtaatcttataaaaaataattagcagGTCAAAGATATAAAACATATGATTCTACAGAGTGCTAATGAGAGTCAGATTGTGTCAAATGTGCAAAATTCACTgtaaaatattcaaaaacatGTCAAGAATTTTTCATTGTCAGTTTAGAATGTTCAAAAAATGAGTAGTGTTATacctccaaatttttttatgtattaattcCAACTAAGTTAAACAATAAGATttgaaataatattaactataattaatttttgttatattataacAACTtggttaaatttaattaataaaaagacttggatatataaaattattttaaaggaATATAGACaaaatctaaaaactaaaataataatcaaatatcCAATCCTAGCTCTCGTCATATAGCATTTCAAACACAAACACAACCCCAAAATCTAGTTGTAACTGCTGGGTGGCCTTAGTATGGTCTCCCTCCTAGATATGCAACTCAATTAGTCTCAAAATTAGGTAATTCAAACAATTTAGGAAGTATTTCACGAGTTCCAGTGCAGTTTGCTAGTTTGCTAGTCAATTAAAATAACCAACTCACGTACCCAAATATGACCTGAGATACCTTAGTAGGTcaaccaacaacaacaaataCTACTGAATCTTTAGTAGTATTCTAGTATTTCATAGCAAATTGTAGAAAGTCACCATAACTTGGTGAATATATTGATCCTACaaataattttagtaataaATCCTATCATAGCTGGCACTAATACAAAATATGATCGGTTAGCTCGCCAAGCTAGTTGAATTGCTAGTTTATAGACCCTGGAAGCGTCCATGTCAATGGGGATGACCTTTTCAATGTCTGAATGTAATGTCATATTCTTAAAACTTCTTCAAGGAGACCAACAAGTTTCAGATTACAACTGTGTTCATTTAAGACATATCCATCTTGACTATGCGCGAAAATAAAATTGTACATGAAACCTGGTCAATGAACTAGTTCAAACTTCAAAGATTCATCGATTGTAAAGGGACTAGGGGCATGCTACATAGTTGGGCATGTGTATATAGAGCTTTATGAAAGACTATACTCCAATCTAGTGTCCTGAAAATCTCCAATGGTTATTATGGATCCCTTcaaattgaaacaagaaaagcaacCTTCCTATCATGTCCGTTTTATCTGCCTTGTATCTATTTGAAGAAAATCATGTGTCCTCAACAACGCGTTGCTGGTTAGACAGATCGAGAAAGAAACTGTTGGACAAAACCCCAAACCCTCAAATCTGTTTTGGTTATCATACACCATGTCACTCcaactaaaatatatttaatgctTTGACCCAAGTGTAATTTCGTAGATGACTCCTTCAAGATTTCCGACAATGCGCCGAGTTCCAGGCACTTCTTTCATCTGCATCTGGTGCTTAGAGGCTTCCATAATAATCATTGAATCCATGCTGCAAGGAGGGAAACAGAATGCTTATAACTTTAAACTGACAGTGACACGGACTGAATAAAAtggaaatttgaaaattagataCCGTAATGCTTGTGCTAAAATGTACCTGATTGATGTCTGCAATAGAATGGTAAAATGATTTTCGTTGTTCAAATTTGaagagcataaaataaaataatgaaggAAAATTCAGAGATTACTTTTGTTTTagggtaaagtatactttttgttcCTAACGTTTGcgatttttttaagaatattcaTGAAGAAGGTTTCAGGTTTTATGGTCCTCCACTATGTCTTTCTACTTATTTGGAGTCGCAAAGAAAATTAATCAAGGTAGCACGAAACCAAGAAAACTTtcaaaataatgtaaaaatttgTAAAGATTTTACAAAACTAGTTTCAACCACATTCTAGGCAACATAATATCTGTTCCTAAGCCTATCCAATAACACTAGATTTTAGATACATTAACTATGCAAACCTGGATCCAGTCATTCTACAAGATAAATATGCTGCCAGTAAAACATAAAAGTAGcagaacaaattttattaaggcaagaaaataaatacaGCACTGAACATAACTAGCTAGGTTACTTACGTCTTAGTTCGTGATACATAGGCTAGTATGAATTTGCATCTCCTGCCCTCTCCAGCCCACAATAGTTGTTCAACAGTATTGAATAGCATAGGGACGCTTGACTGCTGAAAACTTATGCATTGTCAAGGTCTccagaattatattttttcgtAGTTTTAAAATATCGGCCACGGCGGTGCCATGGCAGAATGACATGGCAGATTTTGTGGCTGCTGCCATCTGGGAGTACATTGTGTTGCAGAAAATCAGGGACTGAAAGAGCGGTGGCATTCCGTGACAGAAATGGCGGAGTTATGTGGAATTGTTTTGCTTTTGAGGGTTGTTTTTGTCATTATAAAACCCTAAACTAATGTAGGAACACAAAACCTTCTCTGGCTGATTTCAGCCTCTTCACCAACACAAAACCTTTTTGCAGCAGGAGTAGCACTATAACttcctcttccttgcttccttgggTTGGTGAAGAGGCTGAAATCAAGTCAGAAGGTTTTGTGTTCCTAACATTAGTTTTATGGTTTTTAAAATGACAAAAACAGCCCTCCAATGCAAAATATATTCCACAGAATCCAGCCATTTCTGTCAGGAAATGCCACGGCGTCACTGCCATTGTGGTCCCTAGTTTTCTGCCATGCCATTCTGCAATGGccaatattttaaaagtatCAATCCAGTGCAAGAAAACCATGGAAATTTGACTAAGAAACTTAAGACAAAAATAGTATATGGTTATTAAAGAAGAATGTTCAAGGTTCCCCAGCACCTAGGCATATGCTACAAGGAAGGAGATGAGAACTGAAGTAGAAAAATGAGCAAATGGGAAATGAGTAAGAATGGGAAATATTGAAACGTATGGATAAATTCAAGATTATATTCATTAGGATATAGATGTCAGCTCCAAGGACAAGGTCAAAACCTCCTGGATGATTTTGTAAAATGTCATTGATCTGATCAGAGTTCCCCCATTCCAGTTTATTGGCAAATAATCCTGcatcaaatattatttaaatagaaTGTCTAATTCaatgcatcaaaatatctatCTCTTCATAAGGTTTCGGACTTACTGCGAGAAGAAGGACTAGTATTGTCGGAACATGAATGAAgctctatatttttatt from Arachis duranensis cultivar V14167 chromosome 4, aradu.V14167.gnm2.J7QH, whole genome shotgun sequence encodes:
- the LOC107482487 gene encoding Holliday junction resolvase MOC1, chloroplastic isoform X1 produces the protein MESLQLTQDWHSTHFSFMNSLSSQLKLKLKLKPIKVKAFSAAAAAASSSQIRRCGKAKASDAQLKENWLSSLSYPLLSEDTQQHQSDASNFKWVLGIDPDVSGAVALLKTQHSHSDSAPQVFDSPFVKILVGKRTRRRLDAKSMVQLVRSFDAPVGTIAYIEQSLPCPQDGKQGWWSGGFGYGLWIGILVASGFSVVPVPSFTWKAKFELSGNRSTKDDSRRVASTLFPSLESLLSRKKDHGRAEALLIAAYGKDQNNVNNLGSSCDAILEKLS
- the LOC107482487 gene encoding Holliday junction resolvase MOC1, chloroplastic isoform X2; amino-acid sequence: MESLQLTQDWHSTHFSFMNSLSSQLKLKLKLKPIKVKAFSAAAAAASSSQIRRCGKAKASDAQLKENWLSSLSYPLLSEDTQQHQSDASNFKWVLGIDPDVSGAVALLKTQHSHSDSAPQVFDSPFVKILVGKRTRRRLDAKSMVQLVRSFDAPVGTIAYIEQSLPCPQDGKQGWWSGGFGYGLWIGILVASGFSVVPVPSFTWKAKFELSGNRSTKFLPLSPVSQEL
- the LOC107482488 gene encoding uncharacterized protein LOC107482488 yields the protein MEATPNTQQQDDDDIVCLDASFFLNDNYQLTNFTFGSQDIQLFCLQSASTDFDLTGQLVWPGAMLLNDYLSKNVEMLRGCTAIELGSGVGITGILCSRFCHKVVMTDHNEEVLKILNKNIELHSCSDNTSPSSRRLFANKLEWGNSDQINDILQNHPGGFDLVLGADICFQQSSVPMLFNTVEQLLWAGEGRRCKFILAYVSRTKTMDSMIIMEASKHQMQMKEVPGTRRIVGNLEGVIYEITLGSKH